From Novipirellula galeiformis, a single genomic window includes:
- a CDS encoding acetate/propionate family kinase: protein MLVLVANLGSTSFKYRLYDMSNERCLARGAVERIGDAESRCMVSIGDWADERIMSVPDHGVAVEACLDQLTDPEHGVLKDASEVAAIGFKAVHGGRLSGVFRVTAEVLEAMAEMNAAAPAHNPPYIAAMKAMQQRFADLPLVAAFETDFHQSIPAARKEYAIPRDWANEFHIRKWGFHGASHRYIATRTAELLGRDDARVISCHLGGSSSLTAIHHGKSVMTTMGMTPQTGLPQNNRVGDFDPFALPLIIERTGLTLAQTLTRLASEGGLLGLSGRSGDIRDVEQAAEQGDAGSQLALDVFVEEIRRHLGGMLVALGGADAIVFAGGIGENDAMIRGRVCAGLEEFGIVADSAANESLKGETTFHAPSSRTALWVIPTNEEIIVARQTVSALHPA from the coding sequence GTGCTAGTTCTCGTAGCCAACCTTGGTTCGACCAGCTTTAAGTATCGTTTATACGATATGAGTAACGAGCGTTGTTTAGCGCGCGGTGCGGTGGAACGCATTGGGGATGCGGAAAGCCGATGCATGGTTTCGATCGGAGATTGGGCAGACGAGCGAATCATGTCGGTGCCCGATCACGGTGTCGCCGTCGAAGCTTGCTTGGACCAATTAACGGACCCCGAGCACGGTGTCCTAAAGGATGCGTCCGAGGTAGCGGCGATTGGCTTTAAAGCCGTTCATGGCGGTCGTTTATCGGGAGTCTTCCGCGTCACCGCGGAGGTACTCGAAGCGATGGCGGAAATGAACGCGGCCGCCCCCGCCCACAACCCGCCTTACATCGCCGCGATGAAAGCGATGCAGCAGCGGTTTGCCGATTTGCCCTTGGTGGCGGCATTCGAGACCGATTTTCATCAATCGATCCCGGCGGCCAGAAAGGAATACGCCATTCCTCGCGATTGGGCCAACGAATTTCACATTCGTAAATGGGGTTTCCATGGTGCCAGTCATCGCTATATCGCCACCCGAACGGCCGAGTTGCTCGGTCGCGACGACGCTCGCGTGATCTCCTGTCACTTGGGCGGCAGCAGTTCGCTAACGGCGATTCATCATGGAAAAAGTGTGATGACGACGATGGGCATGACGCCTCAAACGGGATTGCCGCAAAACAACCGAGTGGGTGACTTTGACCCCTTCGCGTTGCCCTTGATCATCGAGCGAACCGGCTTGACGCTCGCACAAACGCTGACTCGCTTAGCTAGTGAAGGTGGGCTGCTAGGGCTCAGCGGCCGCAGTGGCGACATCCGCGATGTGGAACAAGCCGCGGAGCAGGGAGACGCCGGATCCCAATTGGCATTGGATGTCTTTGTCGAGGAGATTCGTCGGCATCTCGGCGGCATGTTGGTGGCTCTCGGTGGCGCCGACGCGATCGTTTTTGCCGGAGGCATTGGCGAGAACGATGCGATGATTCGCGGCCGCGTGTGTGCGGGACTCGAAGAGTTTGGCATCGTCGCTGACTCGGCCGCCAACGAATCGCTCAAAGGCGAAACGACGTTCCATGCCCCTTCAAGTCGCACCGCACTGTGGGTGATTCCCACTAACGAAGAGATCATCGTGGCTCGCCAAACGGTATCCGCATTGCACCCCGCGTAA
- a CDS encoding EutN/CcmL family microcompartment protein, whose product MFIAKVIGSVVSTQKVSTMTGHKLLVVEPYRLEGEKRESLVTTGRTFISVDTIGAGEGDFVLIVQGSSARLMPETNPLPIDACIIGIVDTVHIDKQSVYDRDK is encoded by the coding sequence ATGTTTATCGCGAAAGTAATCGGATCGGTCGTCAGCACCCAAAAGGTGAGCACGATGACGGGCCATAAATTGTTGGTCGTCGAGCCTTACCGGCTCGAGGGCGAAAAGCGTGAGTCGCTGGTGACAACCGGGCGAACGTTCATTTCCGTCGATACGATCGGAGCGGGCGAAGGTGACTTTGTTTTGATCGTGCAAGGCAGCAGCGCACGATTGATGCCAGAGACAAACCCCCTTCCGATTGACGCCTGCATCATTGGCATCGTTGACACGGTCCACATTGACAAACAAAGCGTTTACGACCGAGACAAGTAG
- a CDS encoding aldehyde dehydrogenase family protein, whose product MKFDENLIRNVVAQVLAEVGPMPAATRSSSKSTGGQHGIFYDANSAVTAARAAFEQLRERSIEDRKKIISIIRRISIEQCEELGLMEMDETGIGRPEHKIEKLKTLGELSPGVEFLETKCFSGDHGLAIIERAPFGVIGAITPVTHSLPTITGNAVSMLAGGNTVVVNPHPSGKRVAAEGVRRFNEAISREMGIDNLICVIAEPTLESANELFTHRDVKLICVTGGPAVGRAALNSGKRAIVAGPGNPPVVVDETADLDNAARCIIQGAAYDNNLLCIAEKEVFVVDSVFDKMMDAMRRAGAVQLNREQIARLTSKAIVKVGDDQHEAACKDFIGRDASVLAEAAGVSVPQGTELVFGETDEHHPFVSVEQMMPFLPFVRARDVDHAIAMAKKYEHGFRHTAMIHSRNVHNMTKMGRELDTTLYVKNGPCMASLGLGGEGYLSFSIAGPTGEGVTSPTTFTRERRCSMIDELRVV is encoded by the coding sequence ATGAAATTCGACGAAAACCTGATCCGCAATGTCGTCGCCCAAGTCTTAGCCGAAGTGGGACCGATGCCCGCCGCTACCCGCTCTTCAAGCAAGTCGACCGGGGGCCAACATGGCATTTTCTACGATGCGAACTCCGCCGTCACAGCGGCACGAGCCGCATTTGAGCAACTGCGTGAGCGTTCCATCGAAGATCGCAAGAAAATCATCAGCATCATCCGTCGCATCTCGATCGAGCAGTGCGAAGAGCTCGGTTTGATGGAAATGGATGAGACCGGGATCGGGCGTCCCGAGCACAAGATCGAGAAGCTGAAGACCCTCGGTGAACTTTCACCGGGCGTCGAGTTCTTAGAAACCAAGTGCTTCAGCGGTGACCACGGCTTGGCCATCATCGAGCGGGCGCCGTTTGGGGTGATCGGTGCCATCACTCCGGTCACCCACAGCTTGCCAACGATCACCGGCAACGCGGTCAGCATGCTGGCCGGCGGCAACACCGTCGTGGTCAATCCGCATCCGTCGGGCAAACGGGTCGCAGCCGAAGGGGTGCGACGTTTCAATGAAGCGATCTCCCGTGAGATGGGCATCGACAACCTGATCTGTGTGATCGCCGAACCGACGTTGGAAAGCGCCAACGAGTTGTTCACCCATCGTGACGTTAAATTGATCTGCGTGACGGGCGGCCCCGCGGTCGGACGCGCGGCACTGAACAGCGGCAAACGTGCGATCGTCGCCGGCCCGGGTAATCCACCGGTCGTGGTCGACGAGACTGCCGATCTTGACAACGCCGCTCGCTGCATCATCCAAGGAGCTGCTTACGACAACAACTTGCTGTGCATCGCGGAAAAGGAAGTGTTCGTCGTCGACAGCGTTTTTGACAAGATGATGGACGCCATGCGACGCGCCGGTGCGGTCCAGCTCAACCGCGAACAAATCGCTCGCTTGACCAGCAAAGCGATCGTCAAGGTTGGCGATGACCAACACGAAGCCGCCTGTAAAGATTTCATCGGCCGCGACGCAAGCGTCTTGGCCGAGGCCGCCGGTGTCTCGGTTCCGCAGGGCACCGAACTTGTCTTTGGCGAAACCGACGAGCACCACCCCTTCGTCAGCGTCGAGCAAATGATGCCCTTTCTTCCCTTTGTGCGTGCTCGCGACGTCGACCACGCCATCGCGATGGCGAAGAAGTACGAGCACGGATTCCGTCACACCGCGATGATTCATTCACGCAACGTCCACAACATGACCAAGATGGGGCGTGAATTAGACACCACGTTGTACGTCAAAAATGGTCCTTGCATGGCCTCGCTTGGACTTGGCGGCGAAGGCTACTTGTCCTTCTCGATCGCTGGCCCCACCGGCGAAGGCGTCACATCGCCAACGACGTTCACTCGTGAGCGTCGTTGCAGCATGATCGATGAACTGCGTGTGGTGTAA
- a CDS encoding EutN/CcmL family microcompartment protein, with protein sequence MQPATVLGSTRATVKHQSFIGQRLVIVQPTGVDDAPDGPPLIALDILGCRKGDQVMLTSESAYAREITKHDDSPARWSVIGLIDEREPS encoded by the coding sequence ATGCAACCTGCCACCGTCCTCGGTTCGACTCGCGCCACCGTGAAGCATCAGAGCTTCATTGGCCAGCGACTCGTGATCGTCCAGCCGACGGGGGTGGACGATGCTCCCGACGGTCCGCCGCTCATTGCGTTGGACATTCTGGGATGCCGCAAAGGCGACCAAGTGATGTTGACGAGCGAAAGTGCCTATGCCCGTGAAATCACCAAGCATGATGATTCTCCGGCGCGGTGGAGCGTGATTGGATTGATCGACGAACGGGAGCCCTCATGA
- a CDS encoding EutN/CcmL family microcompartment protein — protein sequence MKIARTIGTVTLSRSHPAMQGAKLRCVEVVESIQQVDMQPLGGDTIVAWDLCGTGIGDLVALAEGPEAAFPISAKTPIDASIVALLDDIELN from the coding sequence ATGAAAATCGCTCGCACGATTGGCACCGTCACCCTCTCTCGCTCGCATCCCGCGATGCAGGGAGCGAAGTTGCGTTGCGTGGAAGTGGTTGAGTCGATTCAGCAAGTCGACATGCAACCGCTGGGTGGCGACACCATCGTCGCCTGGGATTTATGCGGAACAGGAATCGGTGATTTGGTGGCGTTGGCCGAAGGCCCCGAAGCGGCTTTCCCCATCTCCGCGAAAACGCCAATCGATGCCTCGATCGTCGCGTTGCTGGATGACATCGAATTGAATTAG
- a CDS encoding class II aldolase/adducin family protein codes for MQNLHQIKKDMCDIGKRIYNRQFAAANDGNITVRVGENEVLCTPTMHCKGYLVPDDISLVDMTGKQLSGRKKRSSEALLHLEIYRQREDIRSVVHCHPPHATAFAIAREPIPQCVLPEVEVFLGDVPITKYETPGGQAFADTIIPFVKKTNVIILANHGTVSYGETVEQAYWWSEILDSYCRMLLLAKQLGNISYLGQDKSKELLELKDKWGFKDPRNTAEYENCDICANDIFRDSWADAGVQQRAFTPPPAIKAAAQAAVQKAPTSGLDQEQLVKLITDEVIRQMQA; via the coding sequence ATGCAGAATCTTCATCAGATCAAAAAAGACATGTGCGACATCGGCAAGCGGATTTACAACCGCCAATTCGCTGCCGCCAACGATGGTAACATCACCGTGCGTGTAGGCGAAAACGAAGTGTTATGCACGCCGACAATGCATTGCAAAGGCTATCTCGTCCCCGACGACATTTCGCTTGTCGACATGACAGGCAAACAATTATCGGGTCGCAAAAAGCGTAGTAGCGAAGCACTGCTGCACTTGGAAATCTATCGCCAACGCGAAGACATTCGTAGCGTCGTGCATTGCCATCCACCCCACGCAACCGCCTTTGCAATCGCCCGCGAACCCATTCCTCAGTGCGTTCTGCCCGAGGTCGAAGTATTCCTTGGCGATGTCCCAATCACGAAGTATGAAACCCCGGGCGGGCAAGCGTTTGCGGACACGATCATTCCGTTTGTCAAAAAAACCAACGTGATCATTTTGGCGAACCATGGCACGGTCAGCTACGGTGAAACGGTCGAGCAAGCGTATTGGTGGTCTGAGATTCTCGACTCGTACTGCCGCATGTTGCTGCTGGCCAAACAACTGGGCAACATTTCCTACTTAGGTCAGGACAAGTCCAAGGAATTGCTCGAATTGAAGGACAAGTGGGGCTTCAAAGACCCTCGCAATACCGCCGAGTACGAAAACTGTGACATTTGTGCCAACGACATCTTCCGTGATTCGTGGGCCGATGCGGGTGTCCAACAACGCGCCTTCACTCCACCGCCGGCGATCAAAGCGGCAGCCCAAGCGGCCGTGCAAAAAGCTCCGACAAGCGGGCTCGACCAGGAGCAACTTGTCAAATTGATCACCGACGAAGTCATCCGTCAAATGCAGGCGTAG
- a CDS encoding lactate/malate dehydrogenase family protein yields the protein MKISIIGAGGLVGSCAAYAIQCGGIAREIALLDVNQELAVGQALDLQHGSPSVADQTIVGGGYEHIPDSDMICITAGLRRKPDESRLDLINRNTDLFVQIVRDVKAAGVKKSAIVLVVSNPVDVLTYVAAEMLDLPANQVIGLGTQLDTIRFCSLIAAQLNAPPTQTKALILGEHGDSMVPIWSSATVGGLPLDKFPGWNASLASDLFTRTRGSGAEVIKRKGGAGFAVGIAIRDVFDAIALDRRCILPVSSVQNGCYGIRDVALSVPTVVGRNGVVDRLEIELWPKEVQGLRASGGALKKTLELVLPRIA from the coding sequence ATGAAAATTTCGATCATTGGTGCCGGTGGGCTCGTCGGATCGTGTGCTGCCTACGCCATCCAGTGTGGCGGAATCGCTCGCGAAATCGCACTTTTAGACGTCAATCAGGAACTCGCCGTTGGGCAGGCCCTTGATTTGCAACACGGCAGCCCCAGCGTGGCCGATCAAACGATCGTGGGGGGAGGCTATGAACATATTCCCGATAGCGATATGATCTGCATCACCGCAGGTCTTCGTCGCAAACCCGACGAGTCGCGACTCGATTTGATCAATCGCAACACCGACCTATTCGTCCAGATCGTTCGCGATGTGAAAGCCGCCGGCGTCAAGAAATCGGCGATCGTCTTGGTCGTCAGCAACCCCGTCGACGTGTTGACGTACGTCGCCGCTGAGATGTTGGATCTGCCTGCGAATCAAGTCATTGGTTTAGGCACTCAGCTTGACACGATTCGTTTTTGTTCGTTGATCGCCGCACAACTCAACGCCCCTCCAACGCAAACCAAAGCCTTGATTTTGGGCGAACACGGTGATTCGATGGTGCCGATTTGGAGCAGTGCGACCGTGGGCGGATTGCCGTTAGACAAATTCCCAGGCTGGAACGCCTCCCTCGCCAGCGACTTGTTCACCCGAACTCGTGGCAGCGGTGCGGAAGTGATCAAACGAAAAGGGGGAGCGGGCTTCGCCGTGGGCATTGCCATCCGAGACGTGTTCGACGCGATTGCCCTGGACCGCCGTTGCATCTTACCCGTCAGCTCAGTGCAAAACGGTTGCTACGGAATTCGCGATGTCGCGCTTTCGGTACCGACGGTCGTGGGTCGAAACGGCGTCGTCGATCGACTTGAAATCGAGTTGTGGCCCAAGGAGGTCCAGGGACTACGAGCCAGCGGTGGCGCTTTGAAGAAAACCCTTGAGCTCGTACTGCCGCGGATCGCTTAA
- the fliG gene encoding flagellar motor switch protein FliG codes for MTDVINKSKPLPAGASMFNEEGLKKAAVLLMSMPTKMAARVLGQLPPRAIEAISIMIAQTDSFGGDEQEVVIAEFLTSKASSIYASTGGLERAKELIKEALGRDAGELLGNLQQTIESMPFGFIKKVDSQTLLQFIGDEHPQTIALLLSHVPSNYASEVMSGLDPEKQLEVIRRIATMGRTSPDAVAELEFGLEMRLSSMVNQSHSNTGGVASVAEILNVAERSVERNIMESLGRDDPELSDEIRRLMFVFEDISKLGDRDIQSLLKNVETSQWAMSLKGASQTLQDKVMKNMSTRAAENLREEMEYLGSVRISEVESVQQKIVDIVRHLEDTGEISRPTGEEEEEYVN; via the coding sequence ATGACGGACGTAATAAACAAATCGAAACCGCTCCCCGCCGGCGCGTCGATGTTTAACGAGGAAGGTCTGAAAAAGGCTGCCGTGTTACTCATGTCGATGCCGACGAAGATGGCCGCGCGTGTGCTCGGGCAATTGCCGCCGCGCGCGATCGAGGCGATCAGCATCATGATCGCGCAAACCGACTCGTTCGGCGGCGATGAGCAAGAGGTGGTGATTGCTGAGTTTTTGACCAGCAAAGCGAGTTCCATTTATGCCAGCACCGGTGGATTGGAACGCGCCAAAGAGCTGATCAAGGAGGCCCTCGGACGCGATGCCGGGGAATTGCTGGGAAACCTTCAGCAGACCATTGAGTCGATGCCGTTCGGCTTCATTAAAAAGGTCGATTCGCAAACGTTGTTGCAGTTTATCGGTGACGAACACCCGCAAACGATCGCGCTACTGCTCAGTCATGTGCCATCAAACTATGCGTCCGAAGTGATGTCGGGGCTTGATCCGGAAAAACAACTTGAGGTGATTCGCCGGATCGCAACGATGGGACGCACGAGTCCCGACGCGGTGGCGGAGCTAGAGTTCGGTTTGGAAATGCGGCTCAGTAGCATGGTCAATCAATCGCATAGCAACACCGGAGGGGTCGCCAGCGTTGCGGAGATTTTGAACGTCGCCGAACGCAGTGTCGAGCGAAATATCATGGAATCGCTCGGACGCGACGATCCGGAATTGTCCGATGAAATTCGTCGCTTGATGTTCGTCTTCGAAGACATCTCGAAACTGGGCGATCGTGATATCCAATCGCTGCTCAAGAACGTCGAAACATCACAGTGGGCAATGTCGCTCAAGGGCGCCAGCCAGACGTTGCAAGACAAAGTGATGAAGAACATGAGTACGCGAGCGGCCGAAAATCTCCGCGAAGAAATGGAGTATCTCGGCAGCGTCCGCATCAGCGAGGTCGAAAGCGTGCAACAGAAGATCGTCGATATCGTCCGGCATCTCGAAGACACCGGCGAGATCTCACGCCCCACCGGCGAGGAAGAGGAAGAGTACGTGAACTGA
- a CDS encoding metallophosphoesterase family protein, with protein MPIHLDSQSRRRFLQNLSATSAAVALSTTLRADESTTAMDDRFFALLSDTHISASPDGTARGINMTDNLKSVISDIAGLEKRPANLIINGDCALSVGSPGEYQNFANCVAPLDELGIHLHLTMGNHDDRETLYEHFAKARPTAQPVPVKHVGVLEGEFANWFLIDTLIRPGHVAGEVGYEQMIWLTKELDARPDKPAIVMGHHTLQFTPPKPGARWTGLWDTDALVEALQARPHVRALFYGHSHVWKTETIGNLQLINLPAVSYVFSEEIANGWVSAHLDEHGMKLQFHTMDPKHPQNGTPLEVVWG; from the coding sequence ATGCCGATTCATCTGGATTCGCAATCACGTCGTCGTTTCCTGCAGAACCTTTCGGCGACCAGTGCGGCGGTTGCTCTTTCGACCACCCTGCGGGCAGACGAATCGACAACGGCCATGGATGACCGTTTCTTTGCCCTGCTTTCGGATACTCACATTTCCGCATCTCCCGATGGCACCGCGCGGGGGATCAATATGACGGACAACCTGAAGTCCGTGATCTCGGACATTGCGGGGCTAGAGAAGCGACCGGCGAACTTAATCATCAACGGCGATTGTGCCTTGTCCGTTGGATCGCCCGGCGAGTATCAAAATTTTGCGAATTGTGTCGCGCCACTCGATGAATTGGGGATTCATCTGCACTTGACGATGGGGAATCATGATGACCGCGAAACCCTTTACGAACACTTCGCAAAAGCACGTCCCACAGCACAACCGGTTCCGGTCAAGCATGTGGGAGTCTTGGAAGGTGAATTTGCAAACTGGTTTTTGATCGACACTTTGATCCGGCCTGGGCACGTGGCAGGGGAAGTCGGCTACGAGCAAATGATCTGGTTGACGAAAGAGCTTGACGCGCGTCCCGACAAGCCCGCGATTGTGATGGGGCACCATACTCTCCAGTTCACCCCGCCCAAACCGGGAGCACGCTGGACCGGCCTTTGGGACACCGATGCGTTGGTCGAAGCGTTACAGGCTCGGCCACACGTCCGCGCCTTGTTTTACGGTCACAGCCACGTTTGGAAGACCGAGACGATTGGCAATTTACAACTCATCAATTTGCCCGCGGTCTCGTATGTTTTCTCCGAAGAGATCGCCAATGGCTGGGTTTCGGCTCATCTGGACGAGCATGGTATGAAGCTGCAGTTTCATACCATGGATCCCAAGCATCCCCAGAACGGTACCCCTTTGGAAGTCGTTTGGGGCTAA
- a CDS encoding lysophospholipid acyltransferase family protein, whose protein sequence is MTSEDSKASRPAVSGWLQEGFHRFLTPYLRRHFHSIAITRDSWNVSLIPEQEPLVVIANHPSWWDPLAAHYLNRRLFPQRQFFAPIDAAALEQYRVFAKLGFYGVTMNSTAGATAFLQQSRAILMSQGTSLWLTPEGRFADVRDHAATLMPGTAHLCSRMQHGWVLPIALEYAFWEERLPECLCKIGTPLRISEHVDATKADWQRLLTARLRQTQTELSAAVVTRDSEAFENILSGIRGAGILYDSMRRLKSLLTGTQFKASHGEKLP, encoded by the coding sequence ATGACCTCCGAAGACTCAAAGGCCTCGCGTCCGGCGGTGAGTGGTTGGCTTCAAGAGGGTTTCCATCGCTTCTTGACACCCTACCTGCGTCGCCATTTCCATTCGATTGCGATCACCCGCGATTCGTGGAACGTCTCTTTAATTCCCGAGCAAGAACCGCTTGTCGTGATTGCAAACCATCCCTCATGGTGGGATCCCTTGGCCGCTCATTATTTGAATCGACGACTGTTCCCCCAGCGTCAATTCTTTGCGCCGATCGATGCGGCGGCGCTCGAACAGTATCGTGTCTTTGCCAAACTCGGCTTCTATGGGGTGACGATGAATTCAACCGCAGGCGCGACTGCATTTTTGCAACAAAGTCGAGCGATCTTGATGAGTCAAGGGACGTCGTTATGGCTAACTCCGGAAGGTCGATTCGCCGACGTCCGCGATCATGCGGCGACGTTGATGCCGGGGACCGCACATCTGTGCTCGCGAATGCAGCATGGATGGGTGCTTCCCATCGCACTGGAGTACGCGTTTTGGGAAGAGCGGTTGCCGGAGTGCTTGTGCAAGATCGGCACTCCCCTGCGAATCTCCGAACATGTCGATGCGACGAAGGCGGATTGGCAACGATTATTGACCGCTCGGCTGCGGCAAACGCAAACGGAACTCAGCGCCGCCGTTGTCACGCGTGATTCCGAGGCGTTTGAAAACATCCTATCGGGCATTCGTGGCGCCGGAATCCTCTACGACTCGATGCGACGTCTGAAGAGCTTGCTGACCGGAACGCAATTCAAAGCATCACACGGAGAGAAGCTTCCGTGA
- a CDS encoding glycosyltransferase: MIWLSMIAFFAALLTVVMFRRNLPLFRLTPSPHERGSEDAALASFRYEDRSPIEVSVLIPARNEEASIAACVESILANRDVAVEVIVLDDDSEDATASIVNVIASRDDRVRRVSGPPLPHDWNGKQYACWQLAQQARYPRLLFLDADVRLAPHAIRTLIERQETTDVALLSAFPQQETETFLEKMLIPMMHYILLCFLPFDRMRESTNPAYAAGCGQLFLTSQTAYIASGTHQAIKSSRHDGVKLPRVYRRASLMTDVIDGTSLARCRMYQNGPQVIRGLLKNASEGVANPRVIVIFTLLIFAASVLPLVALVVALLNRSPIAVGIALPAVVLSHLPRALAARHFRQPVSGVVLQSFAAILFLGLQWGSLALTIFGKPIRWRGRI, encoded by the coding sequence GTGATTTGGCTTTCAATGATCGCGTTCTTCGCCGCCCTGTTGACCGTGGTGATGTTTCGACGCAACTTGCCGTTGTTTCGCTTGACACCCTCACCTCACGAAAGGGGATCCGAGGACGCGGCCTTGGCTTCCTTCCGCTACGAGGATCGGTCCCCCATCGAAGTCTCGGTCCTGATTCCGGCTCGCAATGAAGAGGCCTCGATTGCCGCGTGCGTCGAGTCGATATTGGCAAACCGTGATGTCGCTGTCGAAGTGATCGTGCTTGACGACGATTCCGAAGATGCAACCGCTTCGATCGTCAACGTCATTGCCTCGAGAGACGATCGTGTACGCCGAGTTTCGGGGCCCCCCCTTCCGCACGACTGGAATGGGAAACAGTACGCGTGCTGGCAACTCGCCCAGCAGGCTCGCTATCCGAGATTGCTGTTTCTCGATGCCGATGTGCGACTAGCGCCCCATGCCATCCGAACCTTGATCGAGCGTCAAGAAACCACTGACGTTGCACTATTAAGCGCGTTCCCCCAGCAGGAAACGGAAACGTTCTTGGAAAAAATGCTGATTCCAATGATGCACTACATCCTGCTTTGCTTTTTGCCCTTCGACCGCATGCGAGAGAGCACGAATCCAGCCTATGCGGCCGGGTGTGGCCAATTATTCCTGACATCCCAAACCGCCTACATTGCCTCTGGGACACACCAAGCGATCAAGTCGTCCCGACACGACGGAGTGAAATTGCCACGCGTTTACCGGAGGGCCAGCCTGATGACCGACGTCATCGACGGCACCTCCTTGGCCCGTTGCCGAATGTACCAGAATGGCCCCCAAGTGATCCGTGGCCTGCTCAAGAATGCTAGCGAAGGTGTCGCAAATCCTCGTGTGATTGTGATTTTCACCCTGCTGATCTTTGCCGCTAGCGTGCTGCCGCTGGTGGCGCTCGTGGTCGCGTTACTAAACCGCTCGCCCATCGCGGTAGGAATTGCACTGCCCGCGGTGGTGCTCTCACATCTACCGAGGGCCTTGGCCGCACGCCATTTCCGCCAACCTGTTTCAGGAGTCGTGCTGCAATCGTTCGCCGCGATCCTGTTCCTTGGGCTGCAATGGGGTTCTCTTGCACTAACGATTTTTGGGAAACCGATTCGCTGGCGCGGTCGCATTTAG